One genomic window of Solanum dulcamara chromosome 12, daSolDulc1.2, whole genome shotgun sequence includes the following:
- the LOC129876678 gene encoding uncharacterized protein LOC129876678 encodes MAFKVVLVLFLTMLLFTQNNATDFEQCYKLCIMSCPGNIPFGCAAACNLSCILQDNPVTIEKRVCSVGCSLGHCNKFLINKSDKSKFESCMKSCGENYCIGGNNTLKKA; translated from the exons ATGGCATTCAAAGTTGTATTGGTTTTATTCCTCACAATGCTTTTGTTTACACAGAATAATGCGACAGACTTTGAGCAATGTTATAAGCTCTGTATTATGTCTTGCCCAGGAAACATCCCTTTCGGATGCGCTGCGGCGTGCAATCTCTCATGCATTCTGCAAGATAATCCTGTTACAATCGAAAAACGCGTTTGTAGCGTTGGATGTTCTCTTGGTCATTGTAACAAATTTCTCATCAACAAATCTG AtaaaagcaagtttgaaagttgCATGAAAAGTTGCGGTGAGAATTATTGCATTGGTGGCAATAATACTTTAAAGAAAGCTTAA